From a region of the Janthinobacterium sp. 61 genome:
- a CDS encoding DUF2271 domain-containing protein — protein MKNMTVCACLAGALALPGLVQARPVTLTAQLKNYAGNGAYLAVYVTDAAGKYKKTLWIAGKKTKYYKHLSDWARGSGLKASEFDGVSGASVGSGKTLKVTVELADTLIDAGYEIRVDSAAEDGRDNPADVRTPLSKQGAGKPVGGRGYVKSFIYDM, from the coding sequence ATGAAAAACATGACAGTCTGCGCCTGCCTTGCAGGTGCATTGGCGCTGCCCGGTCTCGTCCAGGCACGCCCGGTCACACTCACCGCGCAACTGAAGAACTACGCCGGCAACGGCGCCTACCTGGCGGTGTATGTCACGGATGCCGCCGGCAAGTACAAGAAAACGTTGTGGATAGCTGGAAAGAAGACGAAGTATTACAAGCACCTGAGCGACTGGGCACGCGGCAGCGGCCTGAAGGCGAGCGAATTTGACGGGGTCAGCGGAGCGAGTGTCGGCAGCGGCAAGACCCTCAAGGTGACGGTCGAACTGGCCGACACCCTGATTGATGCAGGCTACGAGATCCGGGTCGACAGCGCGGCAGAGGACGGGCGCGATAATCCGGCCGACGTGCGCACGCCACTGAGCAAACAGGGTGCCGGCAAACCCGTCGGTGGACGCGGCTACGTCAAGTCCTTCATTTACGACATGTAG
- a CDS encoding PepSY domain-containing protein yields MLRQIHSLAGLISALLVILIGLTGAVLSINPALERLATSVPAGVSVAELAGRVARHYPGAEQIQRTASGTIIVYYSAGDVSGVDRVDPSSGKAIAPYAPPAYARWFKELHRSLLLDTPGSAAVGITALLMLLVSVSGLLLLVKRVGGWRQLARPPHGNRSQRWHAAVARFAVAGLLLSALTGSYMSAATFTLIADGSQDEPDIPATTSGGSPLPAARLPALLATRLVDLRELSFPLAGDSSAVYTLRTRQGDAYVDQSSGALLAFRAHSNVREAFELIYQLHTGEGLWWLGLALGLSALGAPWLAVTGIAVWWQRQRAKPRIANNSAPASADSVILVGSENNSTWGFARALHDALRQAGQRVHTAPMNQFSSRHNAARQLFILTATYGDGDAPASATHFLTNLAGIAPNQAASYAVLGFGDRQFPTFCQFAQEVDAAMAARGWRRLLELALIDRQSPQEFARWGSQVGALLGHELVLDYAPAHPHTHALQLRERIAYGEEEHDPTVVLRFIAAPPPASAGWMKSRLASHRLPRFEAGDLAGVMAPGSSMPRFYSLASGSGDGVLEICVRKQPGGVCSSYLHNLLPGDRIAAFIQPNPQFRPALGKAPVILIGAGTGIGPLAGFIRNNTGKHPMYLYWGGRHPASDFLYEPELRNYLADRRLTQLHTAFSRVENGVRVQSRLIDDADNMRRLIADNGQVLVCGSRAMAASVRQALDQILAPLKLDVSALREKGRYREDVF; encoded by the coding sequence ATGTTGCGACAGATACATTCGCTCGCTGGCCTGATCAGCGCACTGCTGGTCATCCTTATCGGCTTGACGGGCGCCGTGCTGTCGATCAACCCCGCGCTCGAGCGGCTGGCGACCAGCGTGCCGGCGGGCGTCAGCGTTGCCGAACTCGCGGGCCGGGTGGCGCGCCACTATCCGGGAGCCGAGCAGATCCAGCGCACGGCCTCCGGAACCATCATCGTCTACTACAGCGCCGGCGACGTCTCGGGCGTGGACCGGGTCGACCCGTCCAGCGGCAAGGCGATCGCGCCCTATGCGCCGCCGGCGTACGCGCGCTGGTTCAAGGAGTTGCACAGGTCACTATTGCTCGACACGCCCGGCAGCGCCGCAGTCGGCATCACCGCCCTGCTGATGCTGTTGGTATCAGTCTCCGGGCTACTCCTGCTGGTCAAGCGGGTGGGCGGTTGGCGCCAGCTGGCACGTCCACCGCATGGCAATCGCAGCCAGCGCTGGCACGCCGCGGTTGCCCGTTTTGCTGTTGCCGGCCTGCTGTTGTCCGCCTTGACCGGCAGCTATATGTCGGCGGCGACCTTCACCCTCATTGCCGATGGCAGCCAGGACGAACCCGATATCCCCGCCACCACGTCCGGCGGCTCGCCGCTGCCCGCTGCCCGCTTGCCAGCCTTGCTGGCAACCAGGCTGGTCGATCTGCGCGAGCTTTCCTTTCCGCTTGCCGGTGACAGCAGCGCCGTCTATACCTTGCGCACCCGGCAAGGCGACGCCTATGTCGACCAGTCCAGCGGCGCGCTGCTTGCATTCCGCGCGCACAGCAATGTCCGGGAAGCCTTTGAACTGATCTACCAGTTGCATACGGGCGAAGGCCTGTGGTGGCTGGGTCTGGCGCTCGGCCTGAGTGCGCTCGGCGCGCCCTGGCTGGCGGTGACGGGCATCGCCGTATGGTGGCAGCGGCAGCGGGCCAAACCGCGCATCGCCAACAACTCGGCTCCGGCTTCGGCCGACAGCGTGATCCTGGTGGGGAGCGAAAACAACAGTACCTGGGGCTTTGCTCGCGCGCTGCACGATGCCTTGCGACAGGCCGGACAACGCGTGCACACGGCGCCGATGAACCAGTTCTCATCGCGCCACAACGCCGCGCGCCAGTTGTTCATCCTGACGGCGACGTATGGCGATGGCGACGCCCCCGCCAGCGCCACGCACTTTCTGACCAATTTGGCCGGTATTGCCCCCAACCAGGCGGCAAGTTACGCTGTACTCGGTTTCGGCGACCGCCAGTTCCCCACGTTCTGCCAGTTTGCACAGGAGGTCGACGCGGCGATGGCGGCGCGCGGATGGCGCCGCTTGCTGGAACTGGCCCTGATCGACCGCCAGTCGCCGCAGGAATTCGCGCGCTGGGGGAGCCAGGTCGGCGCGCTGCTGGGCCACGAGCTCGTACTCGACTATGCGCCGGCACATCCGCACACGCATGCGCTGCAGTTACGCGAGCGCATCGCCTACGGCGAGGAGGAGCACGATCCCACAGTGGTGCTGCGCTTCATAGCCGCCCCGCCGCCGGCCAGCGCCGGTTGGATGAAAAGCCGGCTTGCCTCCCACCGACTGCCCCGCTTCGAGGCCGGCGACCTGGCTGGTGTCATGGCGCCCGGCAGTTCCATGCCGCGCTTTTATTCGCTGGCGAGCGGATCGGGTGACGGCGTACTGGAAATTTGCGTGCGCAAGCAGCCCGGGGGCGTGTGTTCGAGCTACCTGCACAACTTGCTGCCGGGGGACCGCATCGCGGCCTTTATCCAGCCCAATCCGCAATTTCGTCCGGCTCTGGGCAAGGCGCCTGTCATCCTGATCGGTGCCGGTACCGGGATCGGGCCGCTTGCCGGTTTTATACGCAACAATACCGGCAAGCATCCGATGTATTTGTATTGGGGTGGGCGCCATCCCGCTTCCGATTTTCTGTATGAGCCCGAACTGCGCAACTATCTGGCCGACCGCAGGCTGACGCAGCTGCACACGGCCTTCTCCAGGGTCGAGAACGGCGTCCGCGTGCAGTCCCGGCTGATAGACGACGCTGACAATATGCGCCGCCTGATTGCCGACAATGGCCAGGTACTCGTCTGCGGCAGCCGCGCCATGGCTGCCAGCGTGAGGCAGGCCCTGGACCAGATACTCGCACCGCTCAAGCTGGATGTGTCGGCGCTGCGGGAAAAAGGAAGGTATCGTGAAGACGTCTTCTGA
- a CDS encoding FAD:protein FMN transferase has translation MKTSSEQALRRYSLNGETMGGRYTAIFYAAAQPDLAAIAASLYAAVDRVDRQMSTWNTASDLCRMNAAPENTWLPVPRELAQVLAAGLLVSRESGGAFDMAVGQLVEDWGFGPSQCVPSPQIAAQHGKTYCPATEALDVDLAALQVRKRAPLTLDLSGIAKGFGVDQLAHCLDGWSIASYLVGIDGEMRARSTRPDGEAWTVAIEKPIPGIREIGGVMELHDMAIATSGDYRRWVDIDGTRHAHTMHPALHQPVANRLAAVTALAPSCMLADAWATAFMVLGEVDGVALARKRSMDVLFVLRHGALLEEILIIDGKIV, from the coding sequence GTGAAGACGTCTTCTGAACAGGCGCTGCGGCGCTACAGCCTGAATGGCGAGACCATGGGCGGCCGCTATACGGCCATATTCTATGCGGCCGCACAACCGGACCTGGCCGCCATCGCCGCCAGCCTGTACGCCGCCGTCGACAGGGTCGACCGGCAGATGTCGACCTGGAACACCGCCTCGGATCTGTGCCGCATGAACGCGGCGCCGGAAAACACCTGGCTTCCTGTGCCGCGGGAGCTTGCGCAGGTGCTCGCTGCGGGGCTGCTGGTCAGCCGCGAATCGGGCGGCGCCTTCGACATGGCGGTTGGCCAGCTGGTGGAGGACTGGGGATTCGGTCCGTCGCAATGCGTGCCATCGCCGCAGATCGCGGCCCAGCATGGCAAAACGTACTGCCCGGCCACGGAGGCCTTGGACGTGGATCTGGCGGCTCTGCAGGTGCGCAAGCGCGCGCCGCTGACGCTCGACCTGTCGGGCATCGCCAAGGGTTTTGGCGTCGACCAGCTGGCGCATTGCCTCGATGGCTGGTCCATCGCCAGCTACCTGGTCGGTATCGATGGAGAAATGCGCGCGCGCTCGACCAGACCCGATGGCGAGGCATGGACCGTGGCGATAGAAAAGCCGATACCTGGCATCCGTGAAATCGGTGGCGTGATGGAACTGCACGACATGGCCATTGCCACCTCGGGCGACTATCGCCGCTGGGTCGACATCGACGGAACCCGCCATGCGCACACCATGCATCCGGCCTTGCATCAACCGGTAGCGAACCGTCTCGCGGCCGTTACCGCACTGGCCCCCAGCTGTATGCTAGCCGATGCCTGGGCCACGGCGTTCATGGTCCTGGGCGAGGTAGACGGTGTCGCGCTGGCCAGGAAACGGAGCATGGACGTGCTGTTCGTCCTGCGTCACGGCGCCTTGCTCGAGGAAATTCTGATCATTGACGGGAAGATTGTCTGA
- a CDS encoding HNH endonuclease: MHIEAKFYDTYYLCSIVDGILKNRFENIVALEAFHCDGQWAGWLAPYKKYSVFHQFIEFVVRDVHSEQAEEVELPSCHSMTDLGRKIVMKFGDSYVYKLPIENAFDHHGIDYQSFADHLADLGKSYLDADDDDVYDFMNEIWLSESYEKLMDQTVGEVFHVLFQNRKLLLNFNDYMSSILSGATIEDAEDLDHTLLSPRGTLLRVRPPKWAQRAVFYRDRGRCVLCDSDLSGLANIENVENYDHIVSLAQFGLNDVSNLQLLCVHCNQIEKKDGAAITSGRYQSWYSTD; the protein is encoded by the coding sequence ATGCATATTGAGGCAAAATTTTACGACACCTATTATTTATGTTCTATCGTTGATGGAATATTAAAGAACAGGTTTGAGAATATCGTGGCTTTGGAGGCATTTCATTGCGATGGGCAATGGGCTGGATGGCTTGCTCCCTACAAAAAATATTCCGTATTCCATCAGTTCATTGAATTTGTTGTCCGGGATGTTCACTCCGAACAGGCGGAAGAGGTGGAGTTGCCCTCTTGCCATAGCATGACGGATTTAGGCAGAAAGATAGTCATGAAATTTGGTGATTCTTATGTTTACAAGCTTCCAATTGAAAATGCCTTTGATCATCACGGTATTGATTATCAGAGCTTTGCGGATCATTTGGCCGATTTGGGCAAGTCATACCTTGATGCCGATGACGATGATGTATATGATTTCATGAATGAGATATGGTTGTCTGAGTCATATGAAAAGCTTATGGATCAAACGGTTGGGGAGGTCTTCCATGTGTTGTTTCAAAATCGGAAATTGTTATTAAATTTCAATGATTACATGTCGAGTATTCTGAGTGGCGCTACCATCGAGGATGCGGAGGATTTGGATCATACATTGCTTTCTCCTCGCGGAACTCTGCTTCGAGTAAGGCCGCCAAAGTGGGCGCAACGCGCCGTTTTCTATCGAGACCGTGGGCGCTGCGTCTTGTGCGACAGTGATTTATCTGGTTTGGCGAATATCGAGAATGTGGAAAACTATGATCACATTGTTTCTCTCGCGCAGTTCGGACTAAATGACGTCAGCAATTTGCAATTGCTCTGCGTGCATTGCAACCAAATTGAAAAAAAGGACGGGGCCGCCATTACTTCTGGGCGCTATCAATCATGGTATTCCACCGACTAA
- a CDS encoding PepSY domain-containing protein, producing MFLARTCMVLSALVFSNAVHADVHCTDPIADWKPREQLQRQAEQRGWTVQRIKIDDGCYELRAIDRNGNKIKAKYSPASLRMRSLAVDFGSDGDAADYLAPVPQGPVRRRTGPTSHGEKQ from the coding sequence ATGTTCTTAGCGCGCACATGCATGGTGCTGTCTGCCCTGGTTTTCAGCAATGCGGTCCATGCGGATGTCCACTGCACGGATCCGATTGCCGACTGGAAACCTCGCGAGCAATTGCAGCGGCAAGCCGAACAGCGCGGCTGGACGGTCCAGCGCATCAAGATCGATGATGGCTGCTACGAGCTCAGAGCCATTGATCGCAACGGCAATAAAATCAAGGCCAAATACTCCCCGGCGTCGCTGCGCATGCGCAGCCTGGCGGTGGACTTCGGCAGTGACGGAGACGCCGCCGACTACCTTGCCCCCGTGCCGCAGGGGCCAGTCAGGCGGCGTACAGGCCCAACATCCCATGGGGAAAAGCAATGA
- a CDS encoding cation-translocating P-type ATPase: MTEPQSSDGLTAAQAAQRLLENGPNALPASRPLSAGRLLLDVVSEPMFLLLVACGVIYLLLGDRNEALMLLGFVCLVMGITFFQRRRTERSLHALSDLSCPRALVIRDGKQERIAGRDLVPGDLVLLAEGDRVPADIELLSTSNLTADESMLTGESVPVVKHGSAETGASPASLVYSGTLITQGTASGLVVATGPHSALGRIGASLATMGSELTPIQLETRRVVRNVAIGGLCLAAGLALAYWWLRGDALQGLLAGLTLAMAILPEELPVILTLFLGLGAWRLGRESILARSIPAIELLGATTVLCVDKTGTLTANRMDVAQLWSETCAHDCHSSHPGALQEELHGLLEYAVLASHRRAFDPMESAISQTGARLLANTEHLHADWQLIDDYPLSRKMLAMSRVWQSPDRSEFLVAAKGAPEAIIDLCHLAPARAAAIAAQVLAMANGGLRVIGVASATFAAPPLPDNQHVFDFQFLGLLGLHDPVRPEVPDAVAQCHAAGIRVVMITGDHPATALAIAQQAGIAGMASGLMSGMDLAALDDTALQARLADTDVFCRIAPEQKLRLVQAFRRRGDIVAMTGDGVNDAPALKAANIGVAMGARGTDVAREAAALVLLKDDFSSLLLAVQHGRRLFANLRKAIVFIVAVHVPIVGLSILPVLLGWPLLLMPVHILFLQMVIDPACSIVFEAEPIEADAMVSKPRRPDMQLFDREILLRGLLQGAGLLAMLVCFHVLVRWAGHSDEVARTTTFLSLVASNLGLIYVNRQWTQPSWRRGLKSNRAFAWISISASLLLLLVLGVAAIRELFAFALPDLPLLMQCAFVAVLGIIWFECVKWGLPKWRWPRGAAVH; the protein is encoded by the coding sequence ATGACGGAGCCGCAAAGCAGTGACGGGCTGACAGCTGCGCAGGCCGCGCAGCGCTTGCTGGAAAACGGGCCGAATGCCTTGCCCGCCTCGCGTCCCTTGAGTGCCGGGCGCCTGCTGCTCGATGTCGTTTCCGAACCGATGTTCCTGCTGCTGGTCGCCTGCGGCGTCATCTATCTGCTGCTTGGCGACCGCAATGAAGCGCTGATGCTGCTGGGCTTTGTTTGCCTCGTCATGGGCATCACTTTTTTTCAGCGCAGGCGCACGGAGCGCTCGCTGCATGCGCTAAGCGATCTCTCCTGTCCACGGGCCCTGGTGATACGCGATGGGAAACAGGAGCGCATCGCTGGCAGGGACCTGGTGCCCGGAGACCTGGTGCTGCTTGCCGAGGGAGACCGCGTGCCCGCCGATATCGAACTGCTCAGTACATCGAATTTGACGGCCGATGAGTCCATGCTCACGGGCGAGTCCGTGCCGGTAGTCAAGCATGGCTCCGCCGAGACTGGCGCCAGTCCGGCCAGCCTGGTGTATTCCGGTACCCTGATCACGCAAGGCACGGCGAGCGGCCTGGTGGTCGCCACCGGCCCGCACAGCGCGCTTGGCCGCATCGGCGCCTCGCTTGCCACCATGGGGAGCGAGTTGACACCGATTCAATTGGAAACACGCCGCGTCGTCAGGAATGTCGCCATTGGCGGCTTGTGTCTCGCCGCAGGCCTGGCATTGGCCTATTGGTGGCTGCGCGGCGACGCTCTGCAAGGACTGCTGGCAGGTCTCACGCTGGCCATGGCGATCCTGCCTGAAGAATTGCCGGTGATACTGACGCTTTTCCTGGGCTTGGGCGCCTGGCGCCTGGGGCGCGAAAGCATCCTGGCGCGCAGCATACCCGCGATCGAATTGCTGGGCGCGACGACGGTGCTGTGCGTCGACAAGACGGGCACGCTGACGGCGAACCGCATGGACGTGGCCCAGTTGTGGTCGGAAACCTGCGCCCATGATTGTCACAGCAGTCACCCCGGGGCCTTGCAGGAGGAGTTGCATGGATTGCTCGAGTATGCCGTCCTGGCAAGCCACAGGCGGGCGTTTGATCCGATGGAGTCTGCCATCAGCCAGACCGGCGCCCGGCTGCTGGCAAATACGGAGCACCTGCATGCCGACTGGCAGCTGATAGACGATTATCCGCTGTCGCGGAAAATGCTGGCCATGTCGCGGGTATGGCAATCGCCGGACCGTTCCGAGTTCCTGGTGGCGGCGAAGGGCGCGCCCGAGGCCATCATCGATCTGTGCCATTTGGCGCCGGCACGCGCCGCCGCCATCGCGGCGCAGGTGCTGGCCATGGCGAACGGCGGTTTGCGTGTGATTGGCGTCGCCAGCGCCACCTTTGCCGCGCCGCCCCTGCCTGACAACCAGCATGTCTTTGATTTTCAATTTCTTGGGCTGCTAGGCTTGCATGACCCGGTACGCCCGGAAGTTCCTGATGCGGTGGCGCAATGTCACGCGGCGGGGATACGCGTGGTGATGATCACGGGCGACCATCCCGCCACGGCACTGGCGATCGCGCAGCAGGCCGGTATCGCCGGCATGGCCAGCGGTTTGATGTCCGGCATGGACCTGGCTGCGCTGGACGACACGGCACTACAGGCGCGCCTGGCGGATACCGACGTCTTTTGCCGCATCGCGCCGGAGCAGAAGCTGCGCCTGGTGCAAGCTTTTCGCCGCCGTGGCGATATCGTCGCCATGACCGGCGACGGCGTCAACGACGCGCCCGCATTGAAGGCGGCCAACATAGGCGTGGCCATGGGCGCCCGTGGCACCGATGTCGCGCGCGAAGCGGCAGCGCTGGTATTGCTCAAGGATGACTTTTCTTCCCTGCTGCTGGCGGTGCAGCATGGCCGCCGCCTGTTTGCCAATCTGCGCAAGGCCATCGTCTTCATCGTCGCCGTGCATGTGCCCATCGTTGGCCTGTCCATCCTGCCGGTGCTGCTGGGCTGGCCCTTGCTCCTGATGCCCGTGCACATACTGTTCTTGCAAATGGTGATCGACCCCGCCTGCTCGATCGTGTTCGAGGCCGAGCCGATCGAAGCCGATGCCATGGTGAGCAAACCCAGAAGGCCGGACATGCAGTTGTTCGATCGTGAAATACTGCTGCGCGGCTTGTTGCAGGGGGCAGGATTGTTGGCCATGCTGGTCTGCTTCCACGTGCTGGTGCGGTGGGCTGGCCATTCCGACGAGGTGGCGCGCACGACGACCTTCCTCAGCCTTGTAGCGTCGAACCTGGGACTGATCTATGTCAACCGCCAATGGACCCAGCCGTCATGGAGGAGGGGGCTGAAGTCGAACCGGGCATTCGCATGGATCAGCATATCTGCCTCGCTGTTGCTGTTGCTGGTGCTGGGCGTGGCGGCGATCCGCGAGCTGTTTGCCTTCGCGCTCCCGGACCTGCCACTGCTGATGCAGTGTGCATTTGTCGCCGTGCTCGGCATCATCTGGTTCGAGTGCGTCAAGTGGGGCTTGCCGAAATGGCGATGGCCGCGTGGCGCGGCCGTGCATTGA
- a CDS encoding ankyrin repeat domain-containing protein gives MFSINDDKSFKLALITEDLQGDQSKVGFAAVCEQARAAMSAHDIGSDFRRTYLNYMSDPEILVSQVQTDMMDNYMIAAFVCMEMGLPKHLPLIAWAALNKMDFEGLHGEIACLRALMWGGFDVNGQTQDSGISALHAMCNLKWGRGAHPRAVHHLIENGANVNIQSATGDTPMTTLCGNATWNEDIDRTFYLLFDAGADLELEAEDGASAWLLLQGQQKEHPHPLREQLISELSE, from the coding sequence ATGTTCAGCATCAATGACGATAAATCATTCAAGTTAGCTTTGATCACCGAGGACTTGCAAGGAGACCAGTCTAAAGTCGGTTTCGCTGCTGTGTGCGAGCAAGCGAGAGCGGCTATGAGTGCGCACGACATCGGCAGCGACTTCCGTCGCACCTATCTCAATTACATGAGCGATCCTGAGATCCTTGTGAGCCAAGTCCAGACTGACATGATGGACAACTACATGATCGCCGCGTTCGTGTGCATGGAGATGGGCCTCCCGAAGCATTTGCCATTGATCGCATGGGCCGCGCTGAATAAGATGGACTTCGAGGGCCTGCACGGTGAGATTGCTTGCCTGCGCGCGCTGATGTGGGGCGGCTTCGACGTGAATGGTCAAACACAGGATAGCGGCATTTCTGCGCTCCATGCCATGTGCAATTTGAAATGGGGCAGGGGAGCGCATCCAAGGGCTGTGCATCACCTCATTGAAAACGGCGCAAACGTCAACATTCAATCTGCGACGGGCGACACGCCGATGACTACTCTATGCGGTAACGCGACATGGAACGAAGACATCGACAGAACGTTTTACTTGCTCTTCGATGCTGGGGCAGACCTAGAACTGGAGGCCGAGGATGGAGCTTCCGCGTGGCTCTTGCTACAAGGCCAGCAGAAAGAACATCCACATCCACTGCGCGAGCAGCTTATTTCTGAATTGTCAGAATAG
- a CDS encoding bifunctional diguanylate cyclase/phosphodiesterase, with amino-acid sequence MSGENDSAYEALIQFLYRAPVALIQLQKDGSIEMLNPMASQLLMPLSLDGDLVNFFQVLQPYAPGLLRLCTNFTPEQGLICESMRVAVNENHRHHPESPAVLSLGLLKIDDNRLMAILLDATHEVVREQSILASRLASAAKLDALTQLPNRAGALELLHAMTQRARARSGDYCAVLFVNFDRFKQINDTLGNEVGDQVIVLVAERLRTTLRSLGQLPGRHTSTALTARVGGDEFAVLLDGLADPGVVSGIAARLLDRLSKPYIIGNHELTCTFSAGVVVLNSEACDADDLLRDAAIAMAIAKAEGGDRFEVFRQQMREDALRRGGMETDLRYAIERGELYNLYQPVVGLLAGGKFDPAAGVEALVRWQHPVRGVVGPVEFIGIAEDCGLIGAIGEKVLEMACRDFVRWKQRLGARAPRLLAVNLSRAQLSQDDLCDKVNVILSASGMEPDKLQLEITESLAAQGKDIQEQLLRLKALGVKLALDDFGTGYSSLSSLHLLPVDTVKIDRSFVTLVGTSLHHEVLIEATVKVARSLGMNTVAEGIETEQQAAVVYSQGCDKGQGYLYSRPISGDAIEEWLSEMA; translated from the coding sequence ATGAGCGGTGAAAATGACAGTGCCTATGAGGCCTTGATACAGTTTTTGTATCGTGCTCCTGTTGCCCTCATACAGCTGCAAAAAGACGGCAGTATAGAGATGCTCAATCCTATGGCTTCACAATTGCTGATGCCGCTCTCTCTGGACGGGGATCTTGTCAATTTTTTTCAGGTGCTACAGCCGTATGCACCGGGTCTGCTGCGCCTGTGCACCAACTTCACACCTGAGCAAGGACTGATCTGCGAAAGCATGCGGGTCGCGGTCAATGAGAATCACCGACATCATCCTGAAAGTCCCGCAGTACTGTCATTAGGCCTGCTCAAGATTGATGACAATCGCTTAATGGCAATATTGCTGGACGCGACCCATGAGGTAGTCCGGGAGCAAAGCATACTGGCTAGTCGCCTCGCGAGTGCAGCAAAGCTGGATGCGTTGACACAGTTGCCCAATCGCGCGGGCGCACTGGAATTGTTACATGCGATGACGCAGCGCGCACGTGCCCGCAGTGGCGATTATTGCGCGGTGCTGTTCGTCAACTTTGATCGCTTCAAGCAGATTAATGACACTTTAGGCAATGAGGTCGGAGATCAGGTCATTGTTCTTGTGGCGGAACGCCTGCGCACGACGCTGAGATCGCTTGGCCAGCTACCTGGAAGGCACACTTCGACTGCGCTGACAGCAAGAGTGGGGGGTGACGAGTTCGCAGTGCTATTGGATGGACTCGCTGATCCTGGCGTCGTATCAGGCATTGCTGCGCGCTTGCTCGACCGCCTGAGCAAACCCTACATCATTGGGAATCATGAGCTCACATGCACGTTCAGCGCCGGTGTAGTGGTGCTGAACTCTGAAGCCTGTGATGCTGATGATCTGCTTCGCGACGCTGCGATAGCCATGGCCATTGCCAAGGCCGAAGGAGGAGACCGTTTTGAGGTATTTCGCCAGCAGATGCGCGAAGATGCGCTGCGGCGTGGAGGCATGGAAACCGATCTCCGATATGCAATAGAGCGAGGCGAATTATATAATTTATACCAACCTGTGGTCGGACTCCTGGCGGGCGGAAAATTTGACCCGGCAGCCGGCGTCGAAGCCTTGGTAAGGTGGCAACATCCGGTACGAGGAGTCGTCGGTCCCGTGGAGTTCATCGGCATCGCCGAGGACTGTGGCCTGATCGGTGCAATCGGTGAAAAAGTGTTGGAAATGGCATGCCGCGATTTTGTACGCTGGAAGCAACGATTGGGAGCGCGAGCGCCGCGGCTGCTCGCAGTCAACTTATCACGCGCACAACTGAGCCAAGACGATTTATGCGACAAGGTGAATGTCATTCTTTCCGCCAGTGGAATGGAGCCAGACAAATTGCAGTTGGAGATTACCGAAAGTTTGGCGGCCCAGGGGAAAGATATCCAAGAACAGTTACTCCGCCTGAAAGCGCTTGGGGTCAAGCTTGCCCTGGATGATTTTGGAACCGGTTATTCCTCGCTATCGAGCCTGCACCTATTGCCCGTCGATACCGTCAAGATTGACCGTTCCTTTGTTACCTTGGTCGGTACCAGCCTCCATCACGAAGTTTTGATAGAGGCAACTGTGAAAGTCGCGCGTAGCTTGGGCATGAATACTGTCGCGGAAGGAATAGAGACTGAACAGCAAGCAGCCGTGGTTTACTCCCAGGGATGCGACAAGGGCCAGGGCTATCTATATAGTCGGCCTATCTCCGGAGACGCAATTGAGGAATGGTTAAGTGAAATGGCTTAG